CTAGAGGAGAGTACATCTAAAATTCAACAGGTTTCAACGAATGAAATGTCAACAGAAACTCTTACTAAAATCCTGGAAAGTTTTGCTGAATCAAACAAAGAGTCAAAGCAGTctagtttaaaaaagttatctgaaaaatttgtaatagaaaaattcacaaaaaaaacatcaagTGTAACACAGTGGATGGATATCTTCGAAGCTGAATGTAATCGTTTAGGTATAAAGGATAGTATTGAAAAGATACAAGTGTTTCGGTTATTTTTAGAGGATTCTTGTCAAGATTGGTATAATTCTAtgcttataaaatatacaatcaaTTCAGAATGGGATAattggaaaattaaattttgtaaaacatatGAGGACAAAGGCTGGTCACCAATAAGGtatgcttttttatttaaatacaggCAGGGTACATTACTGGAATAtgctttaaagaaagaaaggctTTTGTTAGAGGTAAATAAATCTCTTGATACACGTACTTTAATAGATTTAATTGTAATTGGGTTACCTAATTTCATAGCAGATGAAATTGACAGAAATGCATTGAAAGATACTGAGGATTTATTTAGTAGTATCCGGGGCCTAGAACATTTAAGGGATAAAAAGATAGTGGGTAAAAAAGTAGTAGAATGGGAAAAtaagacaaaagaaaaaaacttaaatagctTGCATGACAAACGACCATGCAGAATCTGTGAAAAAGAAAAGAGAGGGACTCGATATCATTCAGAATCTGTAtgttggtttaaaaataaagttgatgATCACTCTAAAAAAGAGCTAATTAGAAGTGTTAATAATTCTGAATTAGAAATGAGTTTAAATGAAATAGATCCAAAAAACTAATTATTCCACCATTAATCAAAactaagttaattataaatgattCCATAGAAACGCTCGGGGTTTATGATTCAGGATCAAATGTAAGCATAATTAATTCGAAATTATTATCCTTAAAAGACAAGCCCAACAACATGAATAGTAATCGAGCAAATTTAAAAACGattaatggtgtaaaaaaatctatgggaatagtaacattaaaaataaagatttttgaaatagagaaaaaaatgaatatttttgttatagacaaacaaaattttgattatgattttttaattggatTGGATTGCATAAAATCTTTTCAACTGATTCAAAATGAAAACTTAGAGATCACACAAAAACTAGGCAAagaaataacacaaaataatgaaaatatacctggttttacagttaaaaaaattgaaaacaaacactgtttcattgatgataataatgttaaagAATTAACAGTGAAACATAATTTCCATATGAGTGATAAGTTTAAGGTTAACTTTAATGAACACATAGAAGTAACAAACTTCAACATTACAGTAAATCATTTAGACAGtcagcaacaaaaaaaaataggtgaACTAATAAGCAAATATAACTCCCTATTTGCAAAAGATAAATATGATGTAGGCTCAGTGAAAGGCTATGAGGCACATATTGATTTATTAGTAGATACATATTGTAGCAAAAGACCATATCGATGCAATTTTGAAgacaaaaaagaaatagaacagcaagtttcaaaattattacaaaataaattaattgaagaaTCTTACAGTCCTTTTGCAGCTCCTGTAACTTTAGCctataaaaaagaagaaggaAGAAAATGTAGACTATGCATAGATTTtcgtgatttaaataaaatagtggtTCCTCAGTCGCAACCATTTCCACTTATAGAAgatttaatgataaaaacaagaaattgtaaatttttttcaacGTTGGACATAAATTCTGCTTTCTGGTCTATACCTTTAAAAGTGgaagacagaaaaaaaacagCTTTTGTTACTCAAGAAAATCATTTTCAGTGGACTTGTCTTCCATTTGGTTTAAAGACATCACCTGCAATATTTCAAAGAATACTAAGTAGCATTATTAGAAAACACAAATTATCCAATTTTACAGTAAATTTCATCGatgatattttagttttttcccAGACATTCACGGAGCACATTAAACACTTATCTTTGCTATTGGAAGCTATTTCAAAAGAAGGTtttagattgaaattttctaaatGTAAATTTGCACAAGACTCTGTAAAATACTTAGGTCAcatcatacaaaataatacagTTACTCCACTAAAGGATAATTTAATAGCCATAAAAGATTTTCCTGTtccaaaaacaaagaaaaatgtcAGACAGTTTTTAGGCAAAATAAACTTCTatggaaaatatatacaaaacataTCAATCATATTAGATCCTCTACACAATCTTTTAAGAAAAGACCAAAAATTTATTTGGACAGTAGAGTGTCAAAAatcttttgataaaataaaaaaactactttgTTTAAAacctattttagaaatatttgaTCCAGATCTTCCTATTCATATATATACAGACGCTAGTATACAGGGTTTAGGGGCTATTTTAAAACAACCACAGGAAGACGGAGAAGAAAGGCCATGTGCATATTTTTCGAGAAAATTAAATGAcagtcaaaaaagaaaaaaagctaTTTATTTAGAATGTTTAGCGATAAAAGAGGCGGTAAAATACTGGCAACATTGGCTAAtaggaaaaaaatttaaagtattttcagACCATAAACCCCTAGAAAAACTGAATATTAAGGCTAGAACAGATGAGGAACTAGGAGACCTCACATACTATTTATCTCAATTTAATTTTGAGGTAATTTATTCACCCGGAAAGGACAATTTAGAAGCAGACAGTCTAAGTAGAAACCCAGTATTAGAATCACATATAAATCAGGAAGAAATCTTGAAAGTTGTGAATTTTATCAAACTAGAAGACATTCAAAACGATCAAGAGGAAAatgaggaaataaaactatataaaaataaactaatatttaaagataaaatttacttCAAAAGGATaggaaagaaaaacaaaattatacttacggaggaatttagtaaaaaattgaTAAAGAATGTGCATGATACTTATTGCCATATAGGAGTGATACAAACAGGAAATAAAATCAAACCATTCTTTGTGGCAAAgaatttaacaattaatataaaaagaatgtGTGAGAATTGTGaaatatgcataaaaaataaatctagaactaaatttaaatatggTTTGATGTCCCATTTGGGTCCCGCTACTTATCCGTTTGAAATTGTCTCTATAGATACCATTGGTGGGTTTGGTGGCTCCCGCTCTACTAAAACATATCTACATCTTTTGGTAGACCATTTCACCAGATATGCCTACATATTGACATCAAAAACGCAAAACGCAGATGATTTTATAAAActcataaaaaaagttattcctCAAAATAAAATTGGTATGATTCTATCGGATCAATACCCAGGTATAAATTCTAAGgaatttaaaagctttttagGAAAAGAGAACATAAGTCTCATCTTCACTGCGGTAAATGCACCTTTCTCCAATGGATTAAACGAACGATTAAATCAAACATTAGTAAACAAGATAAGATGtacaattaatgaaaaaaattataaaatagcttGGACAACTATCGCTCATAAATGTACCCAGAGATATAACGATACCGAACACTCAGTAACAGGATTTTCCCCAACTTATTTAATGGAAGGAAAAGTTATTGATATCTTACCAGATGAGTTGAAAGaacataaaacacaaaatgaattattaagAGATAGGAAAATAGCTTTGCAGAGAACTATAAATtcacacaattataataaacaacagtttgataaaaatagaataaataaccAATTAAATGTAGGAGACTTGGTATATGTGGAAAATGGTAACcgattaaatagaaaaaaactagatgaattaaaaattggaccttataaaatattagaaaagtTATCTAactcaatttat
The DNA window shown above is from Bicyclus anynana chromosome 27, ilBicAnyn1.1, whole genome shotgun sequence and carries:
- the LOC112046454 gene encoding uncharacterized protein LOC112046454; amino-acid sequence: MEKLKFEFVVKTGEDPKTNVICITSIMDADKNRFLIPVKLQPVKLHTELIKTQTFQKVKATLQKRHEERQVWISLTPELRDTYADEDGNMQFNGYLLEESTSKIQQVSTNEMSTETLTKILESFAESNKESKQSSLKKLSEKFVIEKFTKKTSSVTQWMDIFEAECNRLGIKDSIEKIQVFRLFLEDSCQDWYNSMLIKYTINSEWDNWKIKFCKTYEDKGWSPIRYAFLFKYRQGTLLEYALKKERLLLEVNKSLDTRTLIDLIVIGLPNFIADEIDRNALKDTEDLFSSIRGLEHLRDKKIVGKKVVEWENKTKEKNLNSLHDKRPCRICEKEKRGTRYHSESVCWFKNKVDDHSKKELIRSVNNSELEMSLNEIDPKN